One genomic window of Glycine soja cultivar W05 chromosome 9, ASM419377v2, whole genome shotgun sequence includes the following:
- the LOC114367909 gene encoding suppressor of mec-8 and unc-52 protein homolog 2-like encodes MTASNKKNPKEKPIRRKEEKPEEPEVPKYRDRAKERREDQNPDYEQTELGFHAVAPPGTVDIRSSDAHKLSIEKSKYLGGDVEHTHLVKGLDYALLNKVRSEIDKKPEAGDDVEGKSRSAMEDQQVSIRTATAKSVYQWIVKPQTISKTNEMFLPGRMTFIYNMEGGYHHDIPTTLHRSKADCPVPEEMVTVNVDGSVLDRIAKIMSYLRLGSSGKILKKKRKEKDAKGKILAVGNGFDKEDKPSKVEGGAKNQTEKEIILPPPPPIKKNPLHSIEKQGPAVARAEDDDIFVGEGVDYDIPGKDLSQSPVSEDMEESPRNKEKPSYFTEPTYGPVQPSMVPQGWQETNGYDVMQTQALAAGYQGEWQEYQYAEQLAYPDQYLQQNMQAYDEQADLNLPLDPRFMTQEEKDRGLGSVFKRDDQRLQQLREKDAREKDPNFISESYSECYPGYQEYNREIVDSDDEDDLSKMDMGGRAKGRLHRWDFETEEEWATYNEQKEAMPKAAFQFGVKMQDGRKTRKQNKDQKLNNDLHKINKILARKKMEKDTNGEGGNHYDDEPTPGKKLRI; translated from the exons ATGACCGCTTCCAATAAGAAAAACCCCAAAGAGAAACCAATTCGCCGCAA GGAAGAAAAACCGGAAGAACCGGAAGTGCCGAAATACAGAGATCGAGCTAAAGAGCGTAGAGAGGATCAGAATCCTGATTATGAACAAACTGAGCTTGGATTTCATGCAGTTGCACCACCTGGTACTGTGGATATTCG GTCATCTGATGCGCACAAGTTATCTATTGAGAAGAGCAAGTACCTTGGAG GTGATGTGGAACATACACATTTGGTCAAAGGTTTGGATTATGCATTGCTGAACAAAGTAAGAAGTGAGATAGATAAGAAGCCAGAGGCTGGGGATGACGTTGAGGGGAAATCCAG GTCTGCTATGGAAGACCAACAAGTGTCGATTCGCACAGCAACTGCAAAG TCAGTTTATCAGTGGATCGTCAAGCCTCAGACCATTAGTAAGACAAATGAGATGTTTCTCCCTGGTCGAATGACATTTATTTATAACATG GAGGGTGGATACCATCATGATATTCCAACAACCTTGCACCGTAGTAAAGCTGACTGTCCAGTGCCAGAG GAAATGGTTACAGTTAATGTTGATGGATCTGTTCTAGATCGAATTGCTAAAATAATGTCATATCTTCGTCTTGGTTCTTCTGGGAAGATcctaaagaagaagagaaaggaaaaggaTGCAAAAG GGAAGATTTTGGCTGTTGGTAATGGATTTGACAAAGAGGATAAGCCATCAAAGGTTGAAGGTGGGGCAAAAAATCaaactgaaaaagaaattattctGCCTCCTCCACCTCCCATAAAGAAAAATCCTCTTCATTCAATAGAGAAACAAGGCCCAGCTGTTGCTAGAGCAGAAGATGATGACATTTTTGTTGGGGAAGGGGTTGACTATGATATACCTGGTAAAGACTTGAGCCAAAGTCCTGTCTCTGAGGACATGGAAGAGTCTCCTAGGAACAAAGAAAAACCTTCATATTTCACAGAACCTACTTATGGTCCTGTCCAACCTTCAATGGTTCCTCAAGGGTGGCAAGAAACA AATGGATATGATGTAATGCAAACACAAGCCTTGGCTGCTGGCTACCAAGGAGAGTGGCAGGAATACCAGTATGCTGAACAACTGGCTTATCCTGATCAATATCTTCAGCAAAATATGCAGGCTTATGATGAGCAAGCAGATTTAAATCTTCCACTGGATCCACGCTTTATgactcaagaagaaaaggatcgGGGTTTAGGATCAGTGTTTAAGCGAGATGACCAGAGACTTCAACAGCTGAGGGAGAAAGATGCTCGTGAAAAAGATCCCAACTTCATCTCAGAGAGTTACTCTGAATGTTACCCAGGATATCAAGAATATAACCGTGAGATAGTGGACAGTGATGATGAAGACGACTTGTCCAAAATGGACATGGGTGGAAGG GCAAAGGGTCGTCTTCATAGATGGGACTTTGAAACTGAAGAGGAATGGGCAACTTACAATGAGCAGAAGGAAGCAATGCCAAAAGCTGCATTCCAGTTCGGTGTGAAGATGCAAGATGGCCGGAAGACCCGAAAGCAAAACAAGGACCAGAAGCTCAATAATGATTTGCACAAGATCAATAAGATACTCGCCAGAAAGAAGATGGAAAAGGACACGAATGGTGAGGGGGGTAACCATTATGATGATGAACCAACACCTGGAAAGAAGCTTAGAATATGA